A portion of the Aphanothece sacrum FPU1 genome contains these proteins:
- a CDS encoding acyl-CoA thioesterase, which translates to MKTYEYHHIVNFEETNLVGNVYYANYVRWQGRCREMFLKDNAPDIITELAQGLALVTVSVSCDYLSELFAFDQVIIKMTLAEVKQNRITMLFEYWRTTDQEEELVAKGKQEAACMKRQGEKTVPIPIPESLKKALEKYQ; encoded by the coding sequence ATGAAAACTTACGAATATCATCACATTGTCAATTTTGAAGAAACTAACCTAGTTGGTAATGTTTATTACGCTAATTATGTTAGATGGCAAGGTCGTTGTCGAGAAATGTTTCTCAAAGATAATGCTCCTGATATTATCACAGAACTTGCTCAAGGATTAGCCTTAGTTACGGTTTCAGTTTCTTGTGATTATCTATCAGAATTATTCGCCTTTGATCAAGTAATCATTAAAATGACTTTAGCAGAAGTTAAACAAAATCGTATTACCATGTTATTTGAATATTGGCGAACTACAGACCAAGAAGAAGAATTAGTGGCCAAAGGAAAACAAGAAGCAGCTTGTATGAAGCGACAAGGAGAAAAAACGGTTCCTATTCCTATTCCTGAGTCATTAAAAAAAGCTTTAGAAAAATATCAATAA